Proteins encoded in a region of the Burkholderiales bacterium genome:
- a CDS encoding thiamine pyrophosphate-dependent dehydrogenase E1 component subunit alpha, producing the protein MSEGLRLYGWMALSRALDEVLCAANPRWFPSAGEEATMVGAFCDLRADDAIAAHYRDPLVIYMMRGAEMARLAAQVLGKVGGYNKGRSVPFTGPVDLHIVPWVAGDLGTSLGIATGAALAFQQEGSDRICVCSFGDGTANRGDFHENLNLAASWRLPIVYVCQHNGWAISQPASDYLPAPVAHRAAGYGMPGVEVDGNDLDAVRRVTTEAIKRAREGKGPSLIEARTWRAKGHWAADPQDYRGIHADMPMADPLVRYGDQLIQRGEASASDLERLCDAARATVMSMLATVKALPDTGEAELGLDEIHP; encoded by the coding sequence TTGAGCGAAGGCCTGCGCCTCTACGGCTGGATGGCGCTCTCACGCGCGCTCGACGAAGTCCTGTGCGCCGCCAATCCGCGCTGGTTCCCGAGCGCCGGAGAAGAAGCCACGATGGTCGGTGCGTTCTGCGATCTGCGTGCGGACGACGCCATCGCTGCGCACTACCGCGACCCGTTGGTGATCTACATGATGCGCGGCGCGGAGATGGCGCGGCTCGCGGCGCAAGTCCTGGGAAAGGTCGGCGGCTACAACAAAGGCCGCTCGGTGCCGTTCACCGGTCCCGTGGATCTGCACATCGTTCCGTGGGTCGCAGGCGATCTCGGCACCAGTCTCGGAATCGCGACCGGCGCGGCGCTCGCTTTCCAGCAGGAGGGATCGGACCGCATCTGCGTGTGCAGCTTCGGCGACGGCACGGCCAATCGCGGCGACTTCCACGAGAACCTGAATCTCGCGGCAAGCTGGCGGCTGCCCATCGTCTACGTCTGCCAGCACAACGGCTGGGCCATCTCGCAGCCTGCGTCGGACTATCTACCGGCTCCAGTGGCGCATCGCGCAGCCGGATACGGCATGCCTGGCGTCGAAGTCGACGGCAACGATCTCGACGCCGTGCGCCGTGTTACCACAGAGGCAATCAAGCGAGCGCGTGAGGGTAAAGGACCGAGCCTGATCGAAGCGCGCACGTGGCGCGCCAAAGGGCATTGGGCCGCGGACCCACAGGACTATCGGGGAATCCACGCGGACATGCCCATGGCGGATCCGCTCGTCCGATACGGCGATCAACTGATCCAGCGAGGCGAAGCATCCGCGAGCGACCTGGAGAGATTGTGTGATGCCGCGCGCGCCACAGTCATGTCGATGCTCGCGACGGTGAAGGCGTTACCGGACACCGGTGAAGCGGAGCTGGGTCTGGACGAGATCCATCCATGA
- a CDS encoding biotin/lipoyl-containing protein, with protein sequence MNILRLPDLGSGSGEAEVVVWLKAVGERIVVGEPVLEVQSDKANVEVTATVSGTLARVLAQEGQILRPGDPLAEIAEA encoded by the coding sequence ATGAACATCCTCCGACTCCCGGACCTGGGCAGCGGCAGCGGTGAGGCCGAGGTGGTGGTCTGGCTCAAGGCCGTGGGCGAGCGCATCGTAGTGGGTGAGCCGGTGCTGGAGGTGCAGTCCGACAAGGCGAACGTCGAGGTGACAGCGACTGTCTCGGGCACCCTGGCGCGCGTGCTGGCGCAAGAAGGGCAGATCCTCAGGCCGGGCGATCCTCTGGCAGAGATCGCCGAGGCGTGA
- a CDS encoding DUF2061 domain-containing protein produces MLTVAQGASQVGLHMTVAFGVMYAMTGSATVGGVAAVVEPICNVLLLPLHDKLWRRVRAAAGTRSNLRRPLLSS; encoded by the coding sequence ATGCTCACCGTTGCACAAGGCGCAAGCCAGGTCGGCTTGCATATGACCGTCGCGTTCGGCGTCATGTACGCCATGACCGGCTCCGCCACCGTCGGCGGCGTCGCCGCCGTGGTCGAGCCCATCTGCAACGTGCTCCTCCTTCCGCTGCACGACAAGCTGTGGCGCAGGGTCCGCGCCGCCGCGGGTACGCGCTCGAACCTCCGCCGTCCGCTCCTGTCGTCCTAG
- a CDS encoding CmcJ/NvfI family oxidoreductase yields MSYVPTLQRTAGQPEPIAANGGLSYMSFERDGDGGTARALQDALAQIADGENQRVADRIHSAPPGAPIETQWGLGFRTNAECMDHMRRNNLLEAPEGGFAVPLPYTVHERHTYTVVPSNAIWRDPARPEVAELLRQNEKNNKRRDLWFPQVMRDARRIGEYYPGLSPTSAECMDRLGVSLAHLESKCSNFYDSAEVERVYYPEIEKLLLEFFPDATDALVYNHDVFDKDYTGDRTENQDRRNPGVNARYSTLVHNDLNDNSGRVRCRELLTRNLRNFGREQHYTEAEADEKMSRRFVSINLAKPMETVGQFPFVLCAWPSFADQPYITNYRIYDDRVGETTRFTYRPDHEWYWFPQQKPNEVSMLKCYDSVTDGSVSRWSFHTACIDPTAPADARNRRNCVVRAFVFF; encoded by the coding sequence ATGAGCTACGTCCCGACGCTTCAGCGCACCGCAGGACAGCCGGAGCCCATCGCGGCGAACGGCGGCCTGTCGTACATGTCGTTCGAACGTGACGGCGACGGGGGAACCGCCCGGGCGCTTCAGGACGCGCTCGCCCAGATCGCCGACGGCGAGAACCAGCGCGTTGCCGACAGGATCCACAGCGCGCCGCCGGGCGCCCCGATCGAGACCCAGTGGGGTCTCGGGTTCCGGACGAACGCCGAGTGCATGGACCACATGCGCAGGAACAACCTCCTCGAGGCGCCCGAAGGCGGCTTTGCGGTGCCGCTGCCGTATACGGTCCACGAGCGGCACACCTATACCGTCGTCCCGTCCAACGCCATCTGGCGCGATCCGGCACGTCCCGAAGTCGCGGAGCTTCTGCGTCAGAACGAGAAGAACAACAAGCGCCGCGACCTCTGGTTCCCTCAGGTGATGCGCGACGCGCGACGCATCGGCGAATACTATCCCGGCCTTTCGCCGACCAGCGCCGAATGCATGGACCGGCTCGGTGTCTCGCTCGCGCATCTCGAGTCGAAGTGCTCGAACTTCTACGATTCGGCGGAGGTGGAGCGCGTGTACTACCCCGAGATCGAGAAGCTCCTCCTCGAGTTCTTCCCGGACGCGACCGATGCGCTGGTCTACAACCACGACGTCTTCGACAAGGATTACACGGGCGACCGCACGGAGAACCAGGACAGGAGGAATCCGGGGGTGAACGCGCGTTATTCGACGCTCGTGCACAACGATCTCAACGACAACAGCGGCCGCGTGCGCTGCCGCGAGCTGCTCACCAGGAACCTGCGCAACTTCGGCCGCGAGCAGCACTACACCGAAGCGGAGGCCGACGAGAAGATGTCGCGGCGGTTCGTATCGATCAATCTCGCCAAGCCGATGGAGACGGTCGGTCAGTTTCCCTTCGTGCTCTGCGCGTGGCCCTCGTTCGCCGACCAGCCGTACATCACCAACTACCGCATTTACGACGACCGCGTCGGCGAGACCACCCGTTTCACCTATCGCCCCGACCACGAGTGGTACTGGTTTCCCCAGCAGAAGCCGAACGAGGTCTCGATGCTGAAGTGCTACGACTCGGTGACCGACGGCTCAGTCTCGCGCTGGTCTTTCCACACCGCGTGCATCGACCCGACCGCGCCCGCCGACGCTCGCAATCGCAGGAACTGCGTGGTCCGGGCTTTCGTGTTTTTCTAG
- a CDS encoding VOC family protein produces the protein MTKYLHTMIRVSSLEDTIAFFEVLGLREIRRRPDEKGRYTNVFLAAPGDEAAQVELTYNWDAQPYPGGRNFGHLAYAVDNIYDTCNAFIAHGVTINRPPRDGRMAFIRTPDGISIELLQSGAALPPAEPWSSMPNTGSW, from the coding sequence ATGACCAAATACCTGCACACCATGATCCGCGTCAGCTCGCTCGAGGACACCATCGCCTTCTTCGAGGTGCTCGGCTTGCGCGAGATCCGCCGCCGTCCGGACGAGAAAGGCCGCTACACCAACGTGTTCCTCGCCGCGCCCGGTGACGAAGCGGCTCAGGTGGAGCTCACCTACAACTGGGATGCCCAGCCTTACCCGGGCGGCCGCAACTTCGGGCATCTCGCGTACGCCGTGGACAACATCTACGACACCTGCAACGCCTTCATCGCCCACGGCGTGACGATCAACCGCCCTCCGCGCGACGGCCGCATGGCCTTCATCCGCACGCCGGACGGCATCTCCATCGAGCTCCTGCAATCCGGCGCCGCGCTGCCGCCGGCCGAGCCGTGGAGCAGCATGCCCAATACCGGTTCGTGGTAG
- a CDS encoding SDR family oxidoreductase, with protein sequence MALVTGGSRGIGRAMCLGFAAQGAKVVAASRTEVEPSTNTEFTRYAAGTIHDTARMIQDQGGTAVGIACDVTRADDIRRLVEATLERFGRIDILVNNAGIDCESPVVDLDVDLLDRCLAVNVRAPLLLCKYALPGMLAQRSGSIFCIGSGAARGYRPGRVGYSMSKAALERTFLNLAEEVRPAGIAVNVLSPGRVDTWMNRRGDWPGTGHIPMAQPDAIIPAAVWLARQTAASFTGQVVERADFGVTWGPRG encoded by the coding sequence GTGGCGCTCGTCACCGGCGGCAGCCGGGGCATCGGGCGAGCGATGTGCCTCGGCTTCGCAGCGCAGGGCGCCAAGGTCGTGGCGGCATCGCGTACGGAGGTCGAACCGTCGACCAACACCGAATTCACCCGATATGCCGCAGGCACCATACACGACACGGCCAGGATGATTCAGGACCAGGGCGGCACGGCCGTCGGCATCGCGTGCGACGTGACGCGAGCCGACGATATCCGCCGTCTGGTGGAGGCCACCCTCGAGCGCTTCGGACGCATCGATATCCTGGTGAACAACGCCGGCATCGACTGCGAGTCGCCGGTCGTCGATCTGGACGTCGACCTGCTCGACCGTTGTCTCGCAGTCAACGTGCGCGCTCCGCTCCTGCTGTGCAAATACGCGCTGCCCGGCATGCTCGCGCAACGCTCCGGTTCCATCTTCTGCATCGGTTCAGGGGCGGCGCGCGGTTACCGTCCGGGGCGGGTGGGCTACTCGATGAGCAAGGCCGCGCTGGAACGCACGTTCCTCAACCTCGCAGAAGAAGTCCGTCCCGCCGGCATCGCCGTCAACGTGCTCAGCCCGGGACGGGTCGACACCTGGATGAACCGCCGCGGCGATTGGCCGGGTACGGGGCACATCCCCATGGCGCAGCCCGACGCGATCATCCCTGCCGCGGTCTGGCTGGCGCGGCAGACCGCCGCGAGCTTTACCGGTCAGGTGGTGGAGCGGGCCGACTTCGGCGTGACGTGGGGACCACGAGGGTGA
- a CDS encoding thioesterase family protein, with protein MKPPVPSDIVQAIDGIHYDGFFVPPAYIDRNQHMNIGYYAVIFDQALDLPWEMLGLGSFGMKTTGRSSFALENHVTYQHEVREGDPLDFTFQVIDCDAKRIHYFMTMLHARERWLAATSESISICIDMKTRRSTTWPEDTLARLQALHEAHSLRAPPPEIRRSIGIRRK; from the coding sequence TTGAAACCACCTGTTCCTTCCGACATCGTGCAGGCGATCGACGGCATTCACTACGACGGCTTCTTCGTGCCGCCGGCGTACATCGATCGCAACCAGCACATGAATATCGGCTACTACGCCGTGATCTTCGACCAGGCGCTCGACCTCCCGTGGGAGATGCTTGGCCTGGGCTCCTTCGGCATGAAAACGACCGGGCGGAGTTCCTTCGCCCTGGAAAATCATGTCACCTATCAGCACGAGGTGCGCGAAGGCGACCCGCTGGATTTCACGTTCCAGGTGATCGACTGCGATGCGAAGCGGATTCATTACTTCATGACGATGCTCCACGCGCGCGAGCGCTGGCTGGCAGCCACCTCTGAATCGATCTCGATCTGTATCGACATGAAAACCCGGCGCAGCACAACCTGGCCGGAAGACACGCTTGCGCGCCTCCAAGCCCTGCACGAAGCGCATTCGCTACGTGCGCCCCCGCCGGAAATCCGCCGCTCGATCGGCATCCGTCGGAAGTGA
- a CDS encoding CoA pyrophosphatase, with protein MKLDETLKALIRTRLASFDVLRADPGAHRRAAVAVPVIEEGTGAHYKGVATPSGWSDAAALLLTRRPLTLRDHAGQWALPGGRIDGGETAEEAALRELREEVGLELAPDDVLGYLDDYATRSGFVITPIVVWAGRADALVPNPDEVSSIHRIPVQEFMREDAPMLDPGEDPARPVMRMPVGDGWIAAPTAAILYQFRELCIAGRATRVAHFDQPRFAWR; from the coding sequence ATGAAATTGGACGAGACATTGAAGGCGCTCATCCGCACGCGGCTCGCGTCTTTCGACGTGCTGCGGGCGGACCCGGGCGCGCATCGGCGGGCGGCGGTCGCGGTTCCGGTCATCGAGGAGGGCACGGGCGCGCATTACAAAGGCGTCGCGACTCCTTCCGGCTGGAGCGACGCGGCGGCGCTGCTGCTCACGCGCAGGCCGCTCACGCTGCGCGACCATGCGGGGCAATGGGCGTTGCCCGGCGGGCGCATCGACGGCGGCGAGACGGCCGAAGAAGCCGCGTTGCGCGAGCTGCGCGAGGAAGTCGGTCTCGAGCTCGCGCCCGACGACGTGCTCGGTTACCTCGACGACTATGCGACGCGCTCGGGCTTCGTGATCACGCCGATCGTGGTGTGGGCGGGACGGGCGGATGCGCTCGTGCCGAACCCCGACGAGGTCTCGAGCATCCATCGCATTCCGGTGCAGGAGTTCATGCGCGAGGACGCGCCGATGCTGGACCCGGGCGAAGACCCGGCGCGGCCCGTGATGCGCATGCCCGTCGGCGACGGCTGGATCGCGGCGCCGACGGCGGCGATCCTCTACCAGTTCCGTGAGCTGTGCATCGCCGGGCGGGCGACGCGGGTCGCGCATTTCGACCAGCCGCGCTTTGCGTGGCGTTAG
- a CDS encoding pyrophosphatase yields the protein MTTASFARRIKAMNAMYRLPAHEKPTLPADTADRLRKFKATLMDEVHEIDDIIAATEKGAPALETAVAIADLLGDIIVYCRSEALKYGIPLEAVLDIIMDSNESKLGADGNPIYDANGKFLKGPNYWKPEPRIHALLAALGDS from the coding sequence ATGACCACCGCAAGCTTCGCACGCCGCATCAAAGCCATGAACGCGATGTATCGCCTGCCGGCGCACGAAAAGCCGACGCTGCCGGCCGACACCGCCGATCGCCTTCGCAAGTTCAAGGCGACGCTCATGGACGAAGTGCACGAGATCGACGACATCATCGCGGCGACCGAGAAGGGCGCGCCCGCGCTCGAAACGGCTGTCGCGATCGCGGACCTGCTGGGCGACATCATCGTCTACTGCCGCTCCGAAGCGCTCAAGTACGGCATACCGCTCGAGGCGGTGCTCGACATCATCATGGACAGCAACGAGAGCAAGCTCGGCGCTGACGGCAATCCGATCTACGATGCGAACGGCAAGTTCCTGAAGGGCCCGAACTACTGGAAGCCCGAGCCGAGGATACACGCGCTGCTCGCGGCCCTGGGCGATAGCTAG
- a CDS encoding NAD(P)H-binding protein: MVLGASGSVGNALIEELLRNGSFNQIVTLVRRSQPDQVAMARDARVELRETLVPAMDPAGLEAATREAIRSLEGDVVGLSVLGVGAGTAKLTIDEHRAVDVQLNAGFARGLKASGRVQHLAFMSAVGADPAASATGSGAAGMPRYARVKGEAEEAVKESGPAVVSIFRPAMILGSQHTPWLLAKVLPLFSFMTPAKYKSITVGQIAKAMVAASLNTPAKSDVYHYPEMMALSGR, from the coding sequence GTGGTTCTCGGCGCATCGGGATCGGTCGGGAACGCGCTGATCGAGGAGCTGCTTCGCAACGGGTCGTTCAACCAAATCGTGACCCTGGTGCGTCGTTCGCAGCCCGATCAGGTCGCGATGGCGCGCGATGCGCGCGTCGAGCTGCGCGAGACGCTCGTTCCCGCGATGGATCCGGCCGGCCTGGAAGCCGCGACCAGAGAGGCTATCCGTTCGCTCGAAGGCGACGTCGTCGGGTTGAGCGTGTTGGGCGTCGGAGCCGGTACCGCAAAGCTCACGATCGACGAGCATCGCGCGGTCGACGTGCAATTGAACGCGGGCTTTGCGCGAGGGCTTAAGGCATCGGGGCGAGTGCAGCACCTGGCGTTCATGTCCGCCGTCGGCGCCGATCCCGCCGCGTCGGCGACCGGATCGGGCGCCGCGGGCATGCCGCGCTACGCGCGTGTGAAAGGCGAGGCCGAGGAAGCCGTGAAAGAGAGCGGTCCGGCCGTCGTGAGCATCTTTCGTCCGGCGATGATCCTCGGATCGCAGCACACACCGTGGCTGCTCGCGAAAGTGCTGCCTCTGTTCTCGTTCATGACGCCCGCGAAATACAAATCGATCACGGTCGGGCAGATCGCGAAGGCGATGGTCGCGGCGTCACTGAATACGCCGGCCAAATCGGATGTCTACCATTACCCTGAGATGATGGCGTTGAGCGGCAGATAG
- a CDS encoding amidohydrolase family protein, producing the protein MLIVDAQIHLWNAGNPTSPWHRQVPHYLKDEALAEMKAGGVDAAILTPHMPWDPNANELCIEAARQHPDKFAILGNFALDKPESRGLIDTWKQRPGMLGLRFTFNEPHQRTWLTDGTVDWLWPAAEKAGLPIALMAARFLPKVAEVAERHPNLKLILDHLGRPSGPPPNPERWANLEEVLALAKYPNVAMKATGAPSYSDEPYPFRDIHDKLHRLYDAFGPERWFWGTDITRMPCPWRECVTLFTEELPWLHGRDLELVMGRGICNWIGWKR; encoded by the coding sequence ATGCTGATCGTCGATGCGCAGATCCACCTCTGGAATGCAGGTAACCCGACCAGCCCCTGGCACCGGCAGGTGCCACACTATTTGAAGGACGAAGCGCTCGCCGAAATGAAGGCCGGCGGGGTCGATGCGGCGATCCTCACGCCGCACATGCCGTGGGATCCCAACGCGAACGAGCTCTGTATCGAAGCGGCGCGTCAGCACCCCGACAAGTTCGCCATCCTCGGCAACTTCGCGCTCGACAAGCCGGAGAGCCGCGGGCTCATCGACACGTGGAAGCAACGTCCGGGGATGCTCGGCCTGCGGTTCACGTTCAACGAACCGCATCAGCGCACGTGGCTGACCGACGGCACCGTCGATTGGCTCTGGCCGGCGGCGGAGAAGGCGGGCCTGCCGATCGCACTGATGGCCGCGCGTTTCCTGCCGAAGGTCGCCGAGGTGGCGGAACGGCATCCGAACCTGAAGCTCATCCTCGATCATCTGGGCCGACCCAGCGGGCCCCCGCCGAATCCGGAGCGGTGGGCGAATCTCGAGGAAGTGCTGGCGCTCGCGAAATATCCCAACGTCGCCATGAAGGCCACAGGCGCGCCCAGCTACTCCGACGAGCCGTACCCGTTCCGCGATATCCACGACAAGCTGCACCGGCTCTACGACGCGTTCGGCCCCGAGCGCTGGTTCTGGGGCACCGACATCACGCGCATGCCGTGCCCGTGGCGCGAGTGCGTGACGCTGTTCACCGAAGAGCTGCCGTGGCTGCACGGGCGCGACCTCGAGCTCGTCATGGGCCGCGGCATTTGCAACTGGATCGGATGGAAGCGATGA
- a CDS encoding tripartite tricarboxylate transporter substrate binding protein, translating into MDAYAARQSLRAVGLFVSLWGIGILANDSGAQTYPNRPIRWIVPYIAGSSPDVVGRIVSPKISERLGQSVVIDNRGGANSIIGTELAVRAPADGYTVLLGATALAINPSMYKLSYDAAKSFTPVTQTVAVHFLLVVHPSLPVKTTADFITFAKARSGQLTYGSAGTGSPGHLAGELLQKQTGIKLLYVSYKGGPQAMADLIGGQIQMQFDVIATSLPHIKAGKTRALAVSSAQRSTILPDMPTVAETVPGFNMVGWQGFLVPTGTPSEIIQRLHREIAAVFALPEVRQRMFELGYETVASSPQEFAEFMRTNTAQFAKIISGAGIRPE; encoded by the coding sequence ATGGACGCATACGCAGCGCGCCAGTCTCTTCGAGCCGTCGGGTTGTTCGTGAGCCTGTGGGGAATCGGCATTCTCGCGAACGATTCCGGTGCGCAGACCTACCCGAATCGCCCGATCCGCTGGATCGTTCCCTACATCGCGGGCTCGTCGCCGGATGTGGTGGGGCGGATCGTCAGTCCGAAGATCTCGGAGCGGCTCGGTCAGAGCGTGGTCATCGACAATCGCGGCGGCGCTAACAGCATCATCGGCACCGAGCTGGCCGTCAGAGCGCCGGCGGATGGCTATACGGTGTTGCTCGGCGCGACTGCGCTAGCGATCAACCCGAGCATGTACAAGCTCTCGTACGACGCCGCGAAGAGCTTTACGCCGGTCACGCAGACCGTCGCAGTCCACTTCCTGCTCGTGGTGCATCCGTCGCTGCCGGTGAAGACGACGGCCGATTTCATCACCTTCGCAAAAGCGCGTTCGGGCCAGCTGACCTACGGCTCGGCGGGTACCGGTTCGCCGGGTCACCTTGCGGGTGAGCTGCTCCAGAAACAGACCGGCATCAAGCTCCTGTACGTCTCGTACAAAGGCGGCCCGCAGGCGATGGCCGATCTGATCGGGGGACAGATTCAGATGCAGTTCGACGTCATCGCGACGTCGCTGCCTCACATCAAAGCAGGCAAGACCCGCGCGCTCGCGGTGTCGAGCGCGCAGCGTTCGACGATTCTGCCCGACATGCCGACCGTCGCCGAGACCGTGCCGGGATTCAATATGGTGGGGTGGCAGGGCTTTCTGGTCCCGACGGGCACGCCGAGCGAGATCATTCAACGGCTCCATCGCGAGATCGCCGCGGTGTTCGCTTTGCCGGAGGTGCGCCAGCGGATGTTCGAGCTGGGCTACGAAACGGTGGCAAGCTCGCCTCAAGAGTTTGCGGAGTTCATGCGCACCAACACGGCGCAGTTCGCGAAAATAATTTCGGGTGCAGGCATCCGACCCGAATAA
- a CDS encoding ThuA domain-containing protein, whose translation MTEQKPRRAHVVAGGFPVGSSAGHDHDHARLRLLGLLAEQDVQASVASDFEDVEKWLPVSRLLITYVAGPYPNAAQCDAIRTWMEGGGHWLGLHGTSGGRAQKVEGVRQRRTVKTEHHALLGSFFLTHPALCKFRVDVKDADHPLTQGLGGSFEIEDEPYFIELQDPGSMRILLTADYGGKAVSQSVGPLYGADTSLQPDGRTRVLGYTRDVGAGGVAYFALGHCHNPASREGRTPGASDTLPATFRAPWESDAFNRLLRNGIAWGMA comes from the coding sequence ATGACGGAACAAAAGCCGCGCCGGGCGCACGTCGTTGCCGGCGGTTTTCCGGTCGGCTCCAGCGCCGGGCACGACCACGACCACGCGCGCCTGCGGTTGCTCGGGCTGCTGGCCGAACAGGACGTTCAGGCGTCGGTCGCCAGCGACTTCGAGGACGTCGAGAAGTGGCTGCCGGTCAGCCGGCTGCTGATCACGTACGTCGCCGGCCCCTATCCGAATGCCGCGCAGTGCGACGCGATCCGGACCTGGATGGAAGGCGGCGGACACTGGCTGGGCCTGCACGGCACGAGCGGCGGCCGCGCGCAGAAGGTGGAAGGCGTGCGCCAGCGCCGCACGGTCAAGACCGAGCATCACGCGCTGCTCGGGAGCTTCTTCCTCACGCATCCGGCGCTGTGCAAGTTCCGCGTCGACGTGAAAGACGCCGATCACCCGCTGACCCAGGGGCTCGGCGGATCGTTCGAGATCGAGGACGAGCCCTATTTCATCGAGCTCCAGGACCCGGGATCGATGCGGATATTGCTCACCGCCGACTACGGCGGGAAGGCCGTCTCGCAAAGTGTCGGTCCGCTCTACGGCGCCGATACTTCGCTGCAGCCCGACGGCAGGACGCGCGTACTCGGCTACACGCGCGACGTCGGCGCGGGCGGCGTGGCCTATTTCGCGCTCGGCCATTGCCACAATCCCGCCTCGCGCGAAGGCCGGACCCCCGGCGCGTCGGACACGCTCCCCGCGACATTCCGCGCACCGTGGGAGAGCGACGCGTTCAACCGGCTTCTGCGCAACGGGATCGCGTGGGGCATGGCATAG
- a CDS encoding beta-propeller fold lactonase family protein — MAESGLYVYVSQQDAKQISVYRMNPSGELNKVQDVSVAGKAMPMAVSPDRRFLFIALRTEPYSIASFAIDGANGTLTHLGNAPAPNSAPYISTDRTGRFLLGAYNPESEKEGRRTGWISVAAIGPHGHVQPPHQVIRTPPKTHSILPDPSNRFAFVASCDGDAMVRYAFDAATGLFDPDPLPPVHVQPKAGPRHFVFHPNYRFMYLLNEYDGSLYTYGYDARTGALTELQVSSTVPPEFEKGRIVRAADIHLTPDGKWLYASGRHPLTLAIFRVDAVTGHVTPAGHVPVAKEPRGFNIDPFGRYLVAAGQQTNSLSSYRIDPETGALTKLADYPTGAGPNWIEFVRLP; from the coding sequence TACCGCATGAACCCGAGCGGAGAGCTGAACAAGGTTCAGGACGTCTCCGTCGCCGGCAAGGCGATGCCGATGGCCGTGAGCCCGGATCGCCGGTTCCTGTTCATCGCGCTGCGCACCGAGCCGTACTCGATCGCGAGCTTCGCGATCGACGGCGCGAACGGGACGTTGACCCACCTCGGGAACGCGCCCGCGCCGAACAGCGCGCCTTACATCAGCACCGACCGCACGGGCCGGTTCCTGCTCGGCGCGTATAACCCGGAATCGGAGAAAGAGGGCCGCCGCACCGGGTGGATCAGCGTAGCCGCGATCGGTCCGCACGGTCACGTGCAGCCGCCGCATCAGGTCATACGCACGCCGCCCAAGACCCATTCGATCCTGCCGGACCCGTCGAACCGTTTCGCATTCGTCGCGAGCTGCGACGGGGACGCGATGGTGCGCTACGCGTTCGACGCCGCGACCGGGCTCTTCGATCCCGATCCGCTCCCGCCGGTGCACGTCCAGCCCAAGGCAGGGCCGCGCCATTTCGTGTTCCATCCGAATTACCGTTTCATGTACCTGCTGAACGAATACGACGGCTCGCTCTATACCTACGGCTACGACGCACGCACCGGCGCCTTGACCGAGCTCCAGGTCTCGAGCACCGTGCCGCCGGAGTTCGAGAAGGGGCGCATCGTGCGCGCCGCCGACATTCATTTGACGCCGGACGGCAAGTGGCTGTACGCCTCGGGGCGGCACCCGTTGACGCTCGCCATCTTCCGCGTCGATGCAGTGACGGGGCACGTGACGCCGGCCGGTCATGTCCCGGTGGCCAAAGAGCCGCGCGGCTTCAACATCGATCCGTTCGGACGGTATCTCGTCGCGGCGGGTCAGCAAACGAACAGCCTGAGCTCGTATCGGATCGATCCGGAAACCGGCGCGCTCACCAAGCTCGCGGATTACCCGACCGGAGCTGGACCGAACTGGATCGAGTTCGTCAGGCTGCCGTAA